One region of Timaviella obliquedivisa GSE-PSE-MK23-08B genomic DNA includes:
- a CDS encoding STAS domain-containing protein, which produces MDTNIKVIQPAGVLDGNQTHQLRGELNDVVGTGARLILVDLTNVTFMDSSGLAALVTAFKTVRSAGGKLCVCSVNQQVRMLFELTSMDRVFEIFADQEHFIKTLTSEV; this is translated from the coding sequence ATGGATACGAATATCAAAGTCATTCAACCCGCTGGTGTACTAGATGGAAACCAGACTCATCAACTTCGAGGAGAACTGAACGACGTGGTTGGGACTGGGGCAAGGCTAATCTTGGTAGATCTGACCAACGTCACGTTTATGGACAGTTCTGGGCTGGCGGCATTAGTGACTGCTTTTAAGACCGTTCGTTCTGCTGGTGGTAAGCTTTGTGTTTGCTCAGTCAATCAACAGGTCAGGATGCTATTTGAACTGACTAGCATGGATCGGGTCTTTGAAATTTTTGCAGACCAGGAACACTTTATCAAAACGCTCACTTCAGAAGTATAA